CCTTATGCTTCAGCTTATCAGCCTTCGTATGAGCAACCATAGTTAATCAAAGGATTTTACTTAATAATTGAGAAAGCTCATCTTGTTTCTCATCTCAAAAAAATAGTTCTCGCACTCTCTGCAGGTCAAAAAAACATTCTCGTCATAACTTAGAAGCTGAGCTAGACTTTGTTTATCTTTCTAAGGGAATTCGACAGACCAACAATGAATGGAAATACAGACAGGACCCCTCTATTGTCCAGTAACATAAATGAAAACCCATATAAACATATTGACAATGCCCATGAAGGTATTAATGATAACATTAACGATTCCACAATTCGCCAGGAGGGAAAGATAGACAAGAAAAGTAGGTCCAAtgcttcatcaaaaatagGGCTCCAAAGAACGAGTAGAACTTCGCAGAAGATGAAACTTCTACCCGAAGAACCGCTATTAAAGGATGCTAGCTCTAAGAGGCTGGTGACTTCTGAAAGTAATAAAATATATacccaagttgaaagaattaCTGATGTTCCGGCCAGAAAAGATGCTGAAACCTTGGGAAAAGTGCACAGAGATTTGTTACCAAGAGTTACAGCATACTGTACATCCGGCTCATACCGAATGAAAGATTTGATGAGATGGTTGAAAGATAGAAAAAGAATTCACAACACTAATGTTAAGTTGTTTGACGATGTCCTATATACCCCGTTTACTTATAAAGATTGGAGGAGTGAAACAGATGATCAAGATAAAACCATAAGATTAGCTGatgaaggtggtgaaatAGATTTTGGGAAGCGTAACGAGatcttcatttttgaaTATGGGGTGGTTGTTATGTGGGGTTATTCGATAAGAGAAGAACAGTCATTTCTAATTGATATATCTAATTTTGAGAATGAGAAGCTAAGTAACGAAGATATACAGGTGGAGGAGTTCAACTACTATATCACAAAATCATACCAACCAAGAATTTATAATGATTTCATCACGATTAGTGACGATTCTAACTATATGTTGAAGCTAAGTATCAGTCATGCTATCAGTCAATCAGTCAAGATATCTttatttgaagaattggtaAACAACACAATAGAGGATACTCAAGATATTCCTCAACAGATTGCAACCACCGGTAAAGTGGAGATGAACAGAAATGAAATTATGAAATCTATTGGTGAATTGTTTATCTTGAGAATCAATATAAATTTACATGGTTCTGTGCTAGATTCACCCGAATTGATGTGGGTCGAGCCGCAATTGGAACCAATTTATCAAGCAGTAAGGGGGTATTTGGAAATAAACGAGAGGGTAGAGCTATTGAACCAAAGGTTGGAGGTAATTAGTGACTTGTTGCAAATGTTGAAGGAACAGTTAGGTCAGACTCACGAAAAGAATCTAGAATACATTGTGATCATATTAGTTGGTATCGAAGTTCTTGTGAGTGCAATCAATATTATAGTAGATCTATTCACTTACTGATCCAGAACAAAGGTTCTGCTGTTGAAATCCTTATTAATATTCAGCTGATTTAGCTGTGTAGAAAATGTGGATaggtttttggaaaaagcTTTTAGGCTATAATAATACTGAAGATCATTTTAATTTAATGACAAGATTTCACTCTACTTCATACTCTAGAGCGTATATGCATCGTAATATATAACACTTTCAAAACCCAGTTAATAATCTTTGCATTATGTTAGATTAAAGCTATGAGACGAGAGCTACAGTTTTGAGCCGTTATCAATGCCAATACAAAGTAGTCGTCAACAGAGAAAAACAAAGGaaaacagaagaaacaatAGAATACAGCGAGCTTTTACTTTTAAGACGATTAAGTAACCACACTTTTCGTTGAGTGCTTGGATTCCAGTTCCCCAGTTTTCGTAAGATACTTGTTCTCTTTTGTTAACTTGGCACGACAAGAATGTAAGATACCCAGTCTTAGATATATACTACTATACTGTTGTGGCTCGATTGTTTTGGCTTACTGTGCTGTAACATTTTTTCTAAACAGTCAAGCTCAGTACAACCTTGCAACCTAGTTGTGATGACGCGCAAGAGATAAGCCAGCGTTCGTCAATATGTTGCATCTATTGTTATAGATACAGTGTAGATGAAGGGCGATAATTTTGAACCTTAATCATTTACTGGTATTAAGAGCATGCTGACTTAGCAACAGCAACGGTGTCTGTAACCATTTGAAAGTAATTCAATAAATGACGTTTTTTCtcgttgaatttgaaaataTTTTTTCTACTCCCGAGAACCTGCATGCTCTTAATTGCAAGCACTGTTTATCATATTTCCTTTTTCGAATACATTGCTCAGTAACAAGCATTTTTATTTTTAGCCTCACCGCGAGCCAACTTAATATTTAATCCTTTaaacttcatcaagtttttTTCTTGTAAGTATCCTTAGTCATGTTATTGGAACCAAGTCCAAATGTTGTACAAGAACACAAATTCTATGAATCCGGTAATATCAAGCACTTGTTACCTCTCATGAACCTCCAAAACTATGAAACTACTGAGATTGAAGAACCTTCAGGGATCAGCATATATGGGTGGGtttttttgattttggtgattgtTTACATAGCAGTGTTtatgaaaagaagaaaattcaCAGAAGCAGAGAGGACTGATAAGGGACATCTAATGGTTTAACTGGAAAATCTTATATGTCATTTCATAGTCTTCACGTCAACATCTTTTTGGTAAGAGAACAACAAGCAAGCACCCTTCATACACATTATTTAATTCCCTGCATGTGCTATGTGGTAATTTTCAGCACCATAATATCCTCTTTTTGCATATTTATCAGCTTTTAGTCATTTCTGGTCATACATTGCCATTCTTTCGTTATTTTACTCGAATTCATAAGTTTATAATATCATTTTCAACTAATATATAATTGTTCTATTTACACTGTAGATATAGCTTATTTAGTCTACCATTTCAAACGTACCCTCTATATATGTCCACTCATATGCTCAACTCAGTCACACGTTTATATAACTCCAAGTCCCACATGTTCCAATCGTACCAGATGATTTGGGGGAAAAAAGTGGCCAAGTGCCACATAGCATGCGAATCAACTACTTTAAGGATAGGTTTAAACTCACAAATCTCAAAAAACATCGAACCAAACATCCACAAGTTGAGTAGAATTGGTAATAAAGGAATATACTTCGATTTAGACAAACTCAAGTagttcaatttcatgaGAATCTTCGTTTCAAATGGTAACAATTGAAtggaattggaaagaaTTGGATAGTTGTTGGTATAAATTCGGCTCACTTTCACTGAATGTAAAACCCAAAGTACAAGAGTTATGATTCCGATTACTGAGTGGAAAACAAGGTTATAATTATAGTCCCAATCATGGCTCAATTTTACCAAGTGCAATCCATATATTGTCCCGATAGCAATCTGGAAAGGAAGGAGGttattcttgaacaactcgAAGTACCTGATAATTATTATgtagaagttgaacaaaattATCAAAGAAGCTCCAAAGTAATCTAAGGTCTCGGTGATTGGTAAATCTCGTGTATGAAATAACATACTGAATGTCCAACCTACCATTGAAATGGAAAGCAACACTAAATATTGACCATACATGGTTCTCACTGGCCCTGAacttctctttctttggggATTTATCTTCCTGAAGTTATGATAATTAATtaagaagttcaataatGAGAAAACCACTGATGCAACCTCTGTCATTCCGAAGACTCTTTTGAAAGGCCATTTGCCATAAAACTTGACGATCGGAGCACCCTGGGATATTCTAATATCTGTTATGATTTGCTGACACTTGTAATCACAATCAGCGGGACATTGCCACCCAAATAATTGTTTGAATGGGAAGTGTACGTTGTTCTTGGAATCAAAATCTCCCATAGTGTACTTGCTACTAATCGAGGAGATTCTCTTTTGGAGACATAGGTAACTTTTGCATTGATCATTACAATGCATAAACTCCGGAAGCTGATCACCTAAAGAGCATATTATCGGTGtcacaaacaaaaataGAATAATCAATAGCTTCATCTAGGTGCAATGAATTTTTAATGTGAATCGCGTTTTACAACATAGTGTCAAAAGAGGCCAAGGCTCAAGACGTAAGTGGATAATGTTTGATGGTTACATTGAACCCAGCATGTAGCAGAAATATTCAATGCtagatgaagaaaaagttggaatctTGGAGGACGCAAGACTAAGGGATTTAGCAACCAAGAGATGAATTAACAGGCTTAGGGTAGACCTTAGCTGGGTCGGGTGTAGAGCTAAAGAAGCAAGACTCAATACTTCTGAGCACAGCTTCAAACA
Above is a window of Yamadazyma tenuis chromosome 1, complete sequence DNA encoding:
- the RMD1 gene encoding sporulation protein rmd1 (COG:S; EggNog:ENOG503NUN9) produces the protein MNGNTDRTPLLSSNINENPYKHIDNAHEGINDNINDSTIRQEGKIDKKSRSNASSKIGLQRTSRTSQKMKLLPEEPLLKDASSKRSVTSESNKIYTQVERITDVPARKDAETLGKVHRDLLPRVTAYCTSGSYRMKDLMRWLKDRKRIHNTNVKLFDDVLYTPFTYKDWRSETDDQDKTIRLADEGGEIDFGKRNEIFIFEYGVVVMWGYSIREEQSFLIDISNFENEKLSNEDIQVEEFNYYITKSYQPRIYNDFITISDDSNYMLKLSISHAISQSVKISLFEELVNNTIEDTQDIPQQIATTGKVEMNRNEIMKSIGELFILRININLHGSVLDSPELMWVEPQLEPIYQAVRGYLEINERVELLNQRLEVISDLLQMLKEQLGQTHEKNLEYIVIILVGIEVLVSAINIIVDLFTY
- a CDS encoding uncharacterized protein (EggNog:ENOG503NWWT; COG:S), with amino-acid sequence MGDFDSKNNVHFPFKQLFGWQCPADCDYKCQQIITDIRISQGAPIVKFYGKWPFKRVFGMTEVASVVFSLLNFLINYHNFRKINPQRKRSSGPVRTMYGQYLVLLSISMVGWTFSMLFHTRDLPITETLDYFGASLIILFNFYIIIIRYFELFKNNLLPFQIAIGTIYGLHLVKLSHDWDYNYNLVFHSVIGIITLVLWVLHSVKVSRIYTNNYPILSNSIQLLPFETKILMKLNYLSLSKSKYIPLLPILLNLWMFGSMFFEICEFKPILKVVDSHAMWHLATFFPQIIWYDWNMWDLELYKRVTELSI